One stretch of Streptomyces sp. A2-16 DNA includes these proteins:
- a CDS encoding NEW3 domain-containing protein: protein MRVTAVESTELFVGTPEQPLQVVAASIEHLPGRPVHVTVEGRGTGETVVTVGEDGTVRAEIPVTGEGGPITVTATDGDETATGTGVFTVAEPGWTMFMVSHFHYDPVWWNTQGAYTETWDVADDPATTGLTARTFDSRGQSGMSLVRAHSDLARRDPAYTFVLAEVDYLKPYWNAFPEERGFLRELIRTGRVEIMGGTYNEPNTNLTGAEATVRNALYGDGYQRAILGASPETAWQLDAFGHDPQFPGLMADAGVTSSSWARGPFHQWGPTLSVFGEEPRDPKRMQFPAEFDWIAPSGRGILTAYMVNHYGAGWRIDNAPTLPEAEAAAFKLFQGLKQVALTRNVLLPVGGDYAPPCRWVMDIHRDWNARYVWPRFVSGIPRDFFAAVRAELEAEGRRASPQTRDMNPIYTGKDVSYIDTKQAQRYGETLLADAEAWATLASLVTGHPYPDAALDKAWRQLVYGAHHDAITGSESDQVYIDLLTGWRELADLAETVHADATQALADRVEPGTGPDLVVFNPVTWERQDVLSVDDPGLVPVGEDFQPLPAVREKDGTLRVVVPQLPGMGLKALPLAAGSLPGWTAGEGTTIRNEFYEVTVDPERGGAVSSLRSFAEGGRELLPGGDIGNELVVQEEFPRHPRFGEGPWHLTPTGTTAARSRDVTADIDVDHSPAGSRITVRADLGPFRYTQRLTLWTGVDRLDITTTIDGYDGEDRLIRVRWPSDVRGGLPVHEVADAVIGRGFGFVEVNSEEFPWTLDNPANTWFALGSTARVALKDDSGASLGQRAFGVAELVYADWDEAGELGAPLAAALVRAGVTATSTVAGGPRYGDLEVDSNLPDIRIAVGGPERNLLVAEALAMDPAADRELRRQVAAQGTAAVWVAPRASLREEWVPGADLRDLERLPLLVIAGADSSGDAKAVDALITDLEDFTVTATAAGGGEALPPGDAWDGRGFAVLNRGTPGCVITSSGDLCMSLMRSCTGWPSGIWVDPPRRTTPDGSGFQLQRWSHTFEYAVVAGEGDWRDLRLPARGHEFNHPLTARVRGEGESALLPRTASLLEVEPAREVLLDALKPLGSPLARGSAAPVDPGRGVVVRVHEVNGRPARARVRGPVAWTEGARADVLERPGDSLLPDGEGALETALTGFEVATLLATPPQAPEPGSDPGIAAHEPAQPVHTRYWLHNSGPAPRGNMPVSVFLSPTALTATGPVTATVRVGSELTDTSTNGTVEFEVPPGWSVQPAELPYALGPGGFSLSEVTVTPPPDAEPGRHWLRARLSYGGQSYEDVVGLDVPGGPPPGPGLVCDLVADRITVRRGERAQVPVSLRNTTRGPVGGQLWAVSSWGTWQGVAPGLQGFKVPGGEQVESVIEVDGSAIPPGSYWLMAKAAWNGQVAYTRTIPLEVTP, encoded by the coding sequence ATGCGTGTCACCGCCGTTGAGTCGACCGAGTTGTTCGTCGGTACACCCGAGCAGCCGCTCCAGGTGGTGGCCGCCTCGATCGAGCATCTCCCGGGCCGCCCGGTCCACGTCACCGTCGAGGGCCGCGGCACCGGAGAGACCGTCGTCACCGTCGGCGAGGACGGCACCGTGCGCGCCGAGATCCCCGTGACCGGCGAGGGCGGCCCGATCACGGTCACGGCCACCGACGGGGACGAGACGGCGACCGGTACCGGTGTGTTCACGGTCGCCGAACCCGGCTGGACCATGTTCATGGTCAGCCACTTCCACTACGACCCCGTCTGGTGGAACACCCAGGGCGCCTACACCGAGACCTGGGACGTCGCCGACGACCCGGCCACCACCGGCCTGACGGCCCGCACCTTCGACTCGCGCGGCCAGTCGGGCATGAGCCTGGTCCGGGCCCACAGCGACCTGGCCCGGCGCGACCCGGCGTACACCTTCGTGCTGGCGGAGGTCGACTACCTCAAGCCGTACTGGAACGCCTTCCCGGAGGAGCGCGGCTTCCTGCGCGAGCTGATCCGCACCGGCCGCGTCGAGATCATGGGCGGCACCTACAACGAGCCGAACACCAACCTCACCGGCGCGGAGGCGACCGTACGCAACGCGCTGTACGGCGACGGATACCAGCGGGCGATCCTCGGGGCGTCCCCGGAGACGGCCTGGCAGCTGGACGCGTTCGGGCACGACCCGCAGTTCCCGGGGCTGATGGCCGACGCCGGGGTGACCTCCAGCTCCTGGGCGCGCGGCCCGTTCCACCAGTGGGGCCCGACCCTGTCCGTCTTCGGCGAGGAGCCCCGCGACCCCAAGCGGATGCAGTTCCCGGCCGAGTTCGACTGGATCGCCCCTTCGGGACGCGGGATCCTCACCGCTTACATGGTCAACCACTACGGCGCCGGCTGGCGGATCGACAACGCGCCGACCCTGCCCGAGGCGGAGGCGGCCGCGTTCAAGCTGTTCCAGGGGCTCAAGCAGGTCGCGCTCACCCGCAACGTGCTGCTCCCGGTCGGCGGGGACTACGCGCCGCCGTGCCGCTGGGTGATGGACATCCACCGGGACTGGAACGCCCGTTACGTCTGGCCGCGCTTCGTCTCCGGCATCCCCCGGGACTTCTTCGCCGCCGTGCGCGCCGAGCTGGAGGCGGAGGGCCGCAGGGCCTCGCCGCAGACCCGGGACATGAACCCGATCTACACCGGCAAGGACGTCTCCTACATCGACACCAAGCAGGCCCAGCGGTACGGCGAGACGCTCCTCGCCGACGCGGAGGCCTGGGCGACCCTCGCCTCGCTGGTCACCGGGCACCCCTATCCGGACGCGGCCCTCGACAAGGCGTGGCGGCAGCTGGTCTACGGCGCCCACCACGACGCCATCACCGGCTCCGAGTCGGACCAGGTGTACATCGATCTCCTCACCGGCTGGCGGGAGCTGGCCGACCTCGCCGAGACCGTGCACGCGGACGCCACCCAGGCGCTGGCCGACCGCGTCGAGCCGGGCACCGGCCCCGACCTGGTGGTCTTCAACCCCGTGACCTGGGAACGGCAGGACGTGCTGAGCGTCGACGACCCGGGCCTGGTACCGGTCGGCGAAGACTTCCAGCCGCTGCCCGCCGTCCGCGAGAAGGACGGCACCCTCAGGGTCGTCGTCCCGCAGCTGCCCGGCATGGGCCTCAAGGCCCTGCCCCTGGCGGCCGGTTCGCTCCCCGGGTGGACCGCGGGCGAGGGCACCACCATCCGCAACGAGTTCTACGAGGTGACGGTCGACCCCGAGCGCGGCGGGGCCGTGAGCAGTCTGCGCTCGTTCGCGGAGGGCGGCCGTGAACTGCTGCCCGGCGGTGACATCGGCAACGAGCTCGTCGTCCAGGAGGAGTTCCCGAGGCACCCGCGCTTCGGCGAGGGCCCCTGGCACCTCACCCCGACCGGCACGACGGCCGCGCGCAGCCGTGACGTGACCGCCGACATCGATGTCGATCACTCCCCGGCCGGGTCCCGGATCACCGTCCGCGCCGACCTCGGCCCGTTCAGGTACACCCAGCGACTGACCCTGTGGACCGGCGTCGACCGGCTCGACATCACCACGACGATCGACGGCTACGACGGCGAGGACCGCCTCATCCGGGTCCGCTGGCCCTCCGACGTGCGGGGCGGACTGCCCGTGCACGAGGTCGCCGACGCGGTGATCGGGCGGGGGTTCGGGTTCGTGGAGGTGAACAGCGAGGAGTTCCCCTGGACCTTGGACAACCCGGCCAACACCTGGTTCGCGCTGGGCTCCACGGCCCGCGTCGCGCTCAAGGACGACTCCGGTGCCTCGCTCGGCCAACGGGCCTTCGGGGTGGCCGAGTTGGTGTACGCCGACTGGGACGAGGCCGGTGAGCTGGGCGCCCCGCTCGCGGCCGCCCTGGTCCGCGCGGGCGTCACGGCCACCTCGACCGTCGCGGGCGGCCCGCGCTACGGCGACCTCGAGGTCGACTCCAACCTCCCCGACATCCGGATCGCCGTCGGCGGCCCCGAGCGCAACCTGCTGGTCGCCGAGGCCCTCGCCATGGACCCGGCCGCCGACCGCGAGCTGCGCCGCCAGGTCGCCGCACAGGGCACGGCGGCCGTCTGGGTCGCGCCGCGTGCCTCCCTGCGCGAGGAGTGGGTGCCCGGCGCCGACCTGCGCGACCTGGAGCGGCTGCCGCTGCTGGTGATCGCGGGCGCGGACTCCTCGGGGGACGCGAAGGCGGTGGATGCGCTGATCACGGATCTGGAGGACTTCACCGTCACGGCCACGGCGGCCGGCGGCGGCGAGGCACTCCCGCCCGGTGACGCCTGGGACGGGCGCGGCTTCGCCGTCCTGAACCGGGGCACCCCCGGCTGCGTGATCACCTCGTCCGGTGACCTCTGCATGTCCCTGATGCGCTCCTGCACCGGCTGGCCCTCCGGCATCTGGGTCGACCCGCCCCGCCGCACGACCCCCGACGGCTCGGGCTTCCAGCTCCAGCGCTGGTCGCACACCTTCGAGTACGCGGTCGTCGCGGGCGAGGGCGACTGGCGGGACCTTCGGCTCCCGGCGCGCGGCCACGAGTTCAACCATCCGCTCACGGCCCGGGTGCGCGGCGAGGGCGAATCCGCGCTCCTGCCCCGCACGGCCTCCCTGCTGGAGGTCGAACCGGCCCGCGAGGTGCTCCTCGACGCCCTCAAGCCGCTCGGCTCCCCACTGGCCCGGGGCAGCGCGGCGCCCGTGGATCCGGGACGCGGGGTCGTGGTGCGGGTGCACGAGGTGAACGGACGGCCGGCGAGGGCGCGGGTGCGCGGGCCGGTCGCCTGGACGGAGGGCGCCCGGGCGGACGTACTGGAAAGGCCCGGGGACTCCCTGCTCCCGGACGGCGAGGGAGCCCTGGAGACGGCGCTCACCGGCTTCGAGGTGGCCACGCTCCTCGCCACGCCCCCGCAGGCGCCGGAGCCCGGGTCCGACCCCGGCATCGCGGCCCACGAGCCCGCCCAGCCCGTCCACACCCGCTACTGGCTGCACAACTCCGGGCCCGCCCCGCGCGGCAACATGCCGGTGTCCGTCTTCCTCTCCCCCACCGCGCTCACCGCGACCGGCCCGGTCACGGCGACGGTCCGGGTCGGCTCGGAGCTCACGGACACCTCGACGAACGGCACGGTGGAATTCGAGGTGCCGCCCGGCTGGTCCGTCCAGCCGGCGGAGCTGCCGTACGCGCTGGGCCCGGGCGGCTTCTCGCTGTCCGAGGTGACGGTGACCCCGCCACCGGACGCCGAGCCCGGCCGGCACTGGCTCAGGGCCCGGCTGTCGTACGGCGGCCAGAGCTACGAGGACGTCGTGGGCCTCGACGTACCAGGCGGACCTCCCCCGGGGCCCGGCCTGGTGTGCGACCTGGTCGCCGACCGGATCACCGTGCGCAGGGGTGAGCGGGCTCAGGTTCCGGTGAGCCTGCGCAACACCACCCGGGGTCCGGTCGGCGGCCAGCTCTGGGCGGTGTCGTCCTGGGGCACATGGCAGGGCGTGGCACCCGGGCTGCAGGGCTTCAAGGTGCCGGGCGGTGAGCAGGTCGAGTCCGTGATCGAGGTGGACGGCTCGGCGATCCCGCCGGGTTCGTACTGGCTGATGGCGAAGGCGGCGTGGAACGGCCAGGTGGCGTACACGAGGACGATCCCCCTGGAGGTGACCCCGTGA
- a CDS encoding beta-N-acetylglucosaminidase domain-containing protein: MDSFISLRRTAVALLLAVGLAAPAAPATAESRQSAPQVWPTPQSTSVGSGRIPVPRRVVEVVGPRTDPSARRVVEAALRAAGADRITTVDAGERPPAAALTVYLGGPGENSATAHALEQLHAGAPTGLASGGYALASGRSHGRALLALSGVDTTGTFYAAQTLRQLLDGRREMPIVTIRDWPTAALRGVIEGFYGTPWTQAERLAQLDFYGRTKQNVYVYSPKDDDYLRARWRDEYPAAALARIKELVDRAEANHVRFTYALSPGLSVCYSSDADIKALTTKFDSLYAIGVRSFAIPLDDISYTKWNCPEDEREFGTGGGAAGAAQAQLLNTVWQRFSADHTGLQPLEMVPTEYSDLADSPYKKALREQLDPSVVVEWTGVGVIAPTITADQLKQARQVYGHPILVWDNYPVNDYVTSRLLLGPYTGRAPAVASEATGVTANPMVQGEASRIALFTSAAYLWNPHAYAPHKAFLASVRDLAGPAAAKWLRIFAENNYSSQLDATESPTLTGLIAAFRTAYEHDSGLDRAAARLKSYFADMAAAPAQLRARLDNPGFLDETSAWLDKLGSYGRAGGTAVDLLLAHKAGDTAAVSTYWKQLQQQRKALDAVPQQVAPGVMDQFLYTTMLENAPDPGVDASFSPASLSLKPGASATVTLDFSDAQAKTVNWRLKVPEGVTATPAEGTADTPDGKVTVTLTGKTEGVHSVVVEGTGILDRALPVQVTDGTGTARALTADFSGASVSSIDLGDGTTKNIAVGANPGEVVVSADGRTAYAANQGSNSVSVIDVASGAVTATVAVGKVPAGLALTPDGTTLWVANYTDGTVQSIDTGTLATGTPVAVGDGPENMAITPDGRTLYVANIHDNTVSPVDLTTGRAGAAIPVGPSPFNVVAAPDGKTVYVSNSGGSTVTPIDTATNDTDPTLLVTGQAYGLGLSPDGRTLWVSPSNGDTITPVNTVTGAPGTPVKVGRSAFDVSLDWNGTTAYVTTADANTLVPVDTATNTTGSPLTTGAYPLAVALTPVPVK, translated from the coding sequence GTGGATTCATTCATCAGTCTCAGACGTACGGCCGTCGCCCTGCTCCTGGCCGTCGGTCTCGCGGCTCCGGCGGCCCCCGCCACCGCCGAGTCCCGGCAGTCCGCCCCCCAGGTCTGGCCGACTCCGCAGAGCACGAGTGTCGGAAGCGGCCGAATCCCCGTCCCCCGCCGGGTCGTCGAGGTCGTCGGCCCCCGCACCGACCCGTCCGCGAGACGGGTCGTCGAAGCGGCTCTCAGAGCCGCCGGAGCCGACCGGATCACCACGGTCGACGCCGGTGAACGGCCACCCGCTGCCGCCCTGACCGTCTACCTGGGCGGCCCCGGCGAGAACAGCGCCACCGCCCACGCCCTCGAACAGCTCCACGCGGGCGCCCCGACCGGCCTCGCCTCCGGCGGCTACGCGCTGGCCTCCGGCCGCAGCCACGGGCGGGCCCTCCTCGCCCTCTCCGGCGTCGACACCACGGGCACCTTCTACGCCGCCCAGACCCTGCGCCAACTCCTCGACGGCAGGCGCGAGATGCCGATCGTCACGATCCGCGACTGGCCGACCGCCGCCCTGCGCGGGGTCATCGAGGGCTTCTACGGCACCCCCTGGACGCAGGCCGAGCGGCTCGCCCAGCTCGACTTCTACGGCCGGACGAAGCAGAACGTCTACGTCTACTCCCCCAAGGACGACGACTACCTGCGCGCCCGCTGGCGGGACGAGTACCCGGCAGCCGCGCTGGCCCGGATCAAGGAGCTGGTGGACCGGGCCGAGGCGAACCACGTCCGCTTCACCTACGCGCTCTCCCCCGGCCTGTCGGTCTGCTACTCCTCCGACGCCGACATCAAGGCGCTCACCACCAAGTTCGACTCGCTGTACGCCATCGGCGTCCGCTCCTTCGCGATCCCGCTGGACGACATCAGCTACACCAAGTGGAACTGCCCCGAGGACGAGCGGGAGTTCGGCACCGGCGGCGGCGCGGCCGGTGCCGCCCAGGCGCAGCTGCTGAACACCGTCTGGCAGCGGTTCTCCGCCGACCACACCGGACTTCAGCCCCTGGAGATGGTCCCCACCGAGTACTCGGACCTCGCCGACTCCCCGTACAAGAAGGCCCTCAGGGAGCAGCTCGACCCGTCCGTGGTCGTCGAGTGGACCGGCGTCGGCGTGATCGCGCCCACCATCACCGCCGACCAGCTGAAGCAGGCCCGTCAGGTCTACGGCCACCCGATCCTGGTCTGGGACAACTACCCGGTCAACGACTACGTCACCAGCCGCCTCCTCCTCGGCCCCTACACGGGCCGCGCACCCGCCGTCGCCTCGGAGGCGACCGGTGTGACGGCGAACCCGATGGTCCAGGGCGAGGCGAGCCGGATCGCCCTGTTCACCTCGGCCGCCTACCTGTGGAACCCGCACGCCTACGCCCCCCACAAGGCGTTCCTCGCCTCGGTCCGGGACCTCGCGGGACCCGCGGCCGCCAAGTGGCTGCGGATCTTCGCCGAGAACAACTACTCCTCCCAGCTGGACGCGACCGAGTCCCCCACCCTCACCGGGCTGATCGCCGCCTTCCGCACGGCGTACGAGCACGACAGCGGGCTCGACCGGGCGGCGGCCCGGCTGAAGTCCTACTTCGCGGACATGGCGGCCGCACCGGCCCAGTTGCGCGCCCGCCTCGACAACCCCGGGTTCCTCGACGAGACCTCCGCCTGGCTCGACAAGCTCGGCAGCTACGGCAGGGCGGGCGGGACGGCCGTGGACCTGCTGCTGGCCCACAAAGCGGGTGACACGGCGGCGGTCTCGACGTACTGGAAGCAGCTCCAGCAGCAGCGCAAGGCGTTGGACGCCGTCCCGCAGCAGGTGGCACCGGGCGTCATGGACCAGTTCCTCTACACGACGATGCTGGAGAACGCCCCCGACCCCGGCGTGGACGCCTCCTTCTCGCCGGCTTCCCTCTCCTTGAAGCCCGGTGCCTCCGCGACGGTCACCCTCGACTTCTCCGACGCGCAGGCCAAGACGGTGAACTGGAGGCTCAAGGTGCCCGAGGGGGTCACCGCCACGCCCGCCGAGGGCACGGCCGACACCCCGGACGGCAAGGTCACCGTCACCCTCACCGGGAAGACGGAGGGCGTGCACTCCGTGGTCGTCGAGGGCACCGGCATCCTCGACCGCGCCCTCCCCGTCCAGGTCACCGACGGCACCGGTACGGCCCGTGCGCTGACCGCCGACTTCAGCGGGGCGTCGGTCAGTTCGATCGACCTGGGCGACGGCACGACCAAGAACATCGCCGTCGGCGCCAACCCTGGCGAGGTCGTGGTGAGCGCGGACGGCCGTACCGCCTACGCGGCCAACCAGGGCTCGAACTCGGTCAGCGTGATCGACGTGGCGAGCGGCGCGGTCACGGCGACGGTCGCCGTCGGCAAGGTCCCGGCGGGTCTCGCGCTCACCCCGGACGGCACCACCCTCTGGGTCGCCAACTACACGGACGGCACCGTGCAGTCGATCGACACGGGCACCCTCGCCACGGGCACGCCCGTCGCCGTCGGCGACGGCCCCGAGAACATGGCGATCACCCCCGACGGCAGGACCCTGTACGTGGCGAACATCCACGACAACACGGTCAGCCCCGTCGATCTCACCACCGGCAGGGCGGGCGCGGCGATCCCGGTGGGCCCCAGCCCCTTCAACGTGGTGGCCGCACCCGACGGCAAGACGGTGTACGTCTCCAACTCCGGCGGTTCGACGGTGACCCCGATCGACACGGCGACGAACGACACGGACCCCACCCTCCTGGTCACAGGCCAGGCGTACGGCCTGGGCCTGTCCCCTGACGGCCGAACCCTCTGGGTCAGCCCCAGCAACGGCGACACGATCACCCCGGTGAACACGGTCACCGGCGCCCCGGGCACCCCGGTGAAGGTGGGCAGGTCCGCCTTCGACGTGTCCCTGGACTGGAACGGCACGACCGCCTACGTCACCACGGCGGACGCCAACACCCTGGTCCCGGTGGACACGGCGACGAACACCACCGGGTCGCCGCTGACGACGGGCGCGTACCCCCTGGCGGTGGCCCTGACCCCGGTACCGGTGAAGTAG
- a CDS encoding MurR/RpiR family transcriptional regulator — protein sequence MPPTDVTTLIRTELPRLAGSLRKVGELILEDPAAVTHCSAAELGRRTGTSQATVTRFCRAIGLDSYQHLLIELAQERGRGEVSDWGSAEIGPDISPDDSLERVVQVVGSADLRAIQQTIERIDLDALERAAQALARARRIDVYGVGGSGAVAQETETRLFRIGCQVRGWTEVHGAATSAALLTPADVAIGISHSGATRETLEPFEMAKERGATTIAITTDPRSPLARAADIRLISATSETSFRTGSIGGRHSVLMIVDCLYVRVGQVAYQRASASLALTDHITPQHAVKARRSR from the coding sequence ATGCCTCCGACCGACGTCACCACACTGATCCGCACCGAGCTGCCCCGGCTGGCCGGTTCCCTGCGGAAGGTCGGCGAGCTGATCCTGGAGGATCCGGCCGCCGTCACCCACTGCTCGGCCGCCGAACTGGGCCGCCGCACCGGGACTTCGCAGGCCACGGTGACCCGTTTCTGCCGGGCCATCGGGCTCGACTCCTACCAGCATCTGCTGATCGAACTGGCCCAGGAGCGCGGCCGCGGCGAGGTCTCCGACTGGGGCTCGGCCGAGATCGGCCCCGACATCTCCCCGGACGACAGCCTGGAGCGGGTCGTCCAGGTGGTCGGCAGCGCGGATCTGCGGGCGATCCAGCAGACCATCGAGCGTATCGACCTCGACGCCCTGGAGCGCGCGGCCCAGGCCCTCGCCCGGGCCCGCCGCATCGACGTGTACGGCGTCGGCGGCAGCGGCGCGGTCGCCCAGGAGACCGAGACCCGGCTGTTCCGCATCGGCTGTCAGGTGCGCGGCTGGACCGAGGTGCACGGCGCGGCCACCTCGGCGGCCCTGCTCACCCCGGCCGACGTGGCCATAGGGATCTCCCACTCCGGCGCCACCCGCGAGACCCTCGAACCGTTCGAGATGGCCAAGGAGCGGGGCGCGACCACCATCGCCATCACCACCGATCCGCGCTCCCCGCTGGCCAGGGCCGCCGACATCCGGCTCATCTCGGCGACCTCGGAGACCAGTTTCCGCACCGGCAGCATCGGCGGCCGGCACTCCGTCCTGATGATCGTCGACTGTCTCTACGTCCGTGTCGGCCAGGTCGCCTACCAGCGGGCCAGCGCCTCCCTCGCGCTCACCGACCACATCACCCCGCAGCACGCCGTGAAGGCGCGCCGCTCTCGTTGA
- a CDS encoding extracellular solute-binding protein gives MSAKRLTRTLTCIAVLSLTAAGCGLSGGGSDSGDATAGGCKVDKGNVGSGKLTGEVKGDITFQTTNLKKDFGDFFNGVIADFEKAHPGTKVKWIDDPGDNTFTSRTVADAQACTMADVINVNAPTATALTKAGYLLDIGTKDPDAYKPFVPSFWKTATFANASGTSIHTTLPWYTGGVLLTYNKDLLDKAGVDPAKPPTSIFGLFADYEKVAKAADGKYFATMANPVWRIPADFDQMGIKVLSADGKSAVFGDDPRTTQWVAWMAKLYKEGAMPKDSLSSSNDPSTLYSQGKVAYGSTNPSFVRFVKQNSPSIYAKTAVGQQPYDALGRASAGAPQYISVAATSKHAPVALAFAEFLTNAENQTAWCKDPAVVIFPTTTDSLSDPFFQNVSGTDAFSQARKLVADQLKTASTNQTNLSPAVQNAIVAQVQLAMQGKKSAADAVKDAQEKANELLKQGS, from the coding sequence ATGAGCGCAAAGAGACTGACCCGCACCCTGACCTGTATCGCCGTTCTGTCGCTGACGGCCGCCGGCTGCGGCCTGTCCGGCGGCGGATCCGACAGCGGTGACGCCACCGCCGGCGGCTGCAAGGTCGACAAGGGCAACGTCGGGTCGGGGAAGCTCACCGGCGAGGTCAAGGGCGACATCACCTTCCAGACGACGAACCTGAAGAAGGACTTCGGGGACTTCTTCAACGGAGTCATCGCCGACTTCGAGAAGGCCCACCCCGGCACCAAGGTCAAGTGGATCGACGACCCCGGCGACAACACCTTCACCAGCCGGACCGTCGCCGACGCCCAGGCCTGCACGATGGCCGACGTCATCAACGTCAACGCGCCGACGGCGACCGCCCTCACCAAGGCCGGCTACCTGCTCGACATCGGCACCAAGGACCCGGACGCGTACAAGCCCTTCGTCCCGTCCTTCTGGAAGACCGCCACCTTCGCGAACGCCTCCGGCACGTCGATCCACACCACGCTGCCCTGGTACACCGGCGGGGTCCTGCTCACCTACAACAAGGACCTGCTGGACAAGGCCGGCGTCGACCCGGCGAAGCCGCCGACGAGCATCTTCGGGCTCTTCGCCGACTACGAGAAGGTCGCCAAGGCCGCCGACGGCAAGTACTTCGCGACGATGGCCAACCCGGTCTGGCGCATCCCCGCCGACTTCGACCAGATGGGCATCAAGGTCCTCTCCGCCGACGGCAAGTCCGCCGTCTTCGGCGACGACCCGCGCACCACCCAGTGGGTCGCGTGGATGGCGAAGCTGTACAAGGAGGGCGCGATGCCGAAGGACTCGCTGTCCTCCAGCAACGACCCGTCCACGCTCTACAGCCAGGGCAAGGTGGCCTACGGCTCGACGAACCCGAGCTTCGTGCGGTTCGTGAAGCAGAACAGCCCGTCGATCTACGCCAAGACGGCCGTCGGCCAGCAGCCCTACGACGCGCTGGGCCGCGCCTCCGCCGGCGCCCCGCAGTACATCTCGGTCGCCGCGACCAGCAAGCACGCCCCCGTGGCGCTCGCGTTCGCGGAGTTCCTCACCAACGCCGAGAACCAGACGGCCTGGTGCAAGGACCCGGCGGTGGTGATCTTCCCGACCACCACCGACTCGCTGAGCGACCCGTTCTTCCAGAACGTCAGCGGCACCGACGCGTTCTCCCAGGCCCGCAAGCTCGTCGCCGACCAGCTGAAGACGGCCTCCACCAACCAGACCAACCTGTCCCCGGCCGTGCAGAACGCGATCGTGGCCCAGGTGCAGCTGGCCATGCAGGGCAAGAAGAGCGCGGCGGACGCCGTCAAGGACGCCCAGGAGAAGGCGAACGAGCTGCTGAAGCAGGGCAGCTGA
- a CDS encoding peptidyl-prolyl cis-trans isomerase, with the protein MTPEYAALIDGEPLPRERVDAFLQAPLGGAGPHRSAAPPLGASSHDEPAPARRRNEPPSVARQRRRWATQVVVTDELARRACADRGLKVPEEVSPVSVLAVAETAVADLGSIVAAALAHSPAARILLAALESGQTVPETAVRDYYDRNQDRFLTPDALRRGADPFGEAAAPQDVLPYEDVREGIARELRKAAGRQAFFGWLDQARGGVTYSHGHEHPGDPSHPDHEHRH; encoded by the coding sequence GTGACGCCGGAGTACGCGGCCCTGATAGACGGCGAACCGCTGCCGAGGGAACGGGTGGACGCGTTCCTTCAGGCGCCCCTCGGGGGCGCGGGGCCGCATCGATCCGCGGCTCCGCCGCTAGGCGCGAGCAGCCACGACGAACCCGCACCCGCCCGACGACGGAACGAACCCCCCTCGGTCGCGCGACAACGCCGCCGCTGGGCGACCCAGGTCGTGGTCACGGACGAACTCGCCCGCCGCGCCTGCGCCGACCGGGGCCTGAAGGTCCCGGAAGAGGTGTCCCCCGTCTCCGTCCTGGCCGTCGCCGAGACAGCCGTGGCCGACCTCGGCAGCATCGTCGCGGCAGCGCTGGCCCACTCCCCCGCCGCCCGCATCCTCCTCGCCGCCCTGGAGTCCGGACAGACGGTCCCGGAGACCGCCGTACGGGATTACTACGACCGCAACCAGGACCGCTTCCTCACCCCGGACGCCCTGAGACGCGGCGCGGACCCCTTCGGCGAGGCAGCCGCCCCGCAGGACGTCCTGCCGTACGAGGACGTCCGCGAGGGCATCGCACGCGAGCTCCGGAAGGCAGCCGGCCGCCAGGCATTCTTCGGTTGGCTGGACCAGGCACGCGGCGGCGTGACGTACTCGCACGGCCATGAACACCCCGGCGACCCCTCGCACCCGGACCACGAGCACCGGCACTGA
- a CDS encoding SIS domain-containing protein: MSVESVSAQGFAEQSLDVLRHVTESAREDVRRAAELLVGCIRADGVIHAFGTGHSQAMVLEVAGRAGGLVPTNRLQMSDLVLYGGDAPSVLDDPLLEREPGVAVRLYELAAPRAQDLFVIISNSGVNNVIVEMALHAKEQGHKILAITSLTHTGAVPAGHSSGKKLVDLADVVLDNAAPVGDALLSLPGGGAVGALSTLTGVMLVQMVVAEASGLLLAAGERPPVYVSANVPGGFEGNLELEKRYAGRVRRTAT, encoded by the coding sequence GTGTCCGTCGAGTCAGTCAGCGCCCAGGGCTTCGCCGAACAGAGCCTGGACGTCCTCCGTCACGTCACCGAGTCCGCCCGCGAGGACGTGCGCCGCGCCGCCGAACTGCTCGTCGGGTGCATCCGCGCCGACGGCGTGATCCACGCCTTCGGCACCGGCCACTCCCAGGCGATGGTCCTGGAGGTCGCGGGCCGCGCGGGCGGGCTCGTGCCCACGAACCGGCTCCAGATGTCCGACCTCGTCCTCTACGGCGGTGACGCGCCGAGCGTCCTCGACGACCCGCTCCTCGAACGCGAGCCGGGGGTGGCCGTCCGGCTCTACGAGCTCGCCGCCCCGCGCGCCCAGGACCTGTTCGTCATCATCTCCAACTCCGGGGTCAACAACGTCATCGTGGAGATGGCCCTGCACGCGAAGGAGCAGGGGCACAAGATCCTCGCCATCACCTCGCTCACCCACACCGGGGCGGTGCCCGCGGGGCACTCCAGCGGCAAGAAGCTCGTGGACCTGGCGGACGTGGTGCTGGACAACGCGGCCCCGGTCGGGGACGCGCTGCTGTCGCTGCCGGGGGGCGGGGCGGTGGGGGCGCTGTCCACCCTGACCGGTGTGATGCTGGTGCAGATGGTCGTGGCCGAGGCGTCGGGGCTGCTGCTCGCCGCGGGTGAGCGTCCGCCGGTCTATGTGTCGGCCAACGTGCCCGGTGGTTTCGAGGGGAACCTGGAGTTGGAGAAGCGGTACGCGGGCCGGGTTCGGCGTACGGCCACGTAG